From the candidate division WOR-3 bacterium genome, the window CCGCTTAAGCTTGTCAGGCGGGTGCTCTTTATTCCAATGTGATCCACCGTTCCTGTCGTATCGCCTATCGCGATGAAGTTTCCGACTACAAAAGGCCTGTCCATTATAATCACGAAATAATTGAACAGATCTTTCAAAACCGCTTGAGACGCTAAAGCAACCGCGACGCCTCCTATGCCGAGACCTGCGAGGATTGTGTTAATGTCGAACCCAAAATTGTCCAAGAGTATGAGACCGCTCGTAAGCCACACGACGGTTTTAATCAGAGGAAGAAAATTCATTAGAGCTGTTTTTGTCGAACTTTCAGGGGAAAGTCGTTTGTGAATTAAATACGAAATTGAATGGACTGTGAATCTCGAGACCAGGAAAATTGCAGTCACAACTATAGTTTTATCTATGAAGTTTTTCCAATTGTTAGAAAAAGTCAAAAATTGAACAGCAACGTAAAAAGTCAAAAGGTACATTCCGGGAAACAAGTGCTTTATAAGGGTAGCGTTCAAAAAGCTTTTCTTTCTCAGAAAAATTTTTGACACTGACATCAAAAGAAAATACACACCTGCAATTATCAAGGCGCATATAAGGTAAGAGAGAACGGTATTGCCAAAATACGCTTTTTTCATAAATTCAGTCAATACTTTCTCCTTTTTAGTTTTCCAGAATAGATTTTCTTATCTCGGAAAAGCCGGGCTTGATGATTTTGTATATGATGTGGTTTCTCTGCCGGTATGGAAGAAATGCCGACTTCATGGCGTTTATAATCAGTTTTTCCAAATCTCTCATCGTCAAATTATAGTGTTCTACAGCCTTGACAAACTCATTCGTCATCGACGTCTCGCTCATAAGAGTGTTGTCTGTGTTGAGAAAAACTCTGTACTGCATCTTGTTGAATATAATGAAAGGGTGTTTCTCGAAGGACTCAGCCGCTTTTGTCTGTACGTTAGAAGACAGGCAGACCTCCAAAGGTATTCTATGGTCGAGAACATAACTCGCCACTTGGCCGATTCTTTCAACTTCTCCTTCTTGGTTTATTTCCATGTCCTGGACCAGTTTTGTTCCGTGACCAATACGGTGGGCTCCGCAGTATTGAAGAGCCTGCCATATCGAATCCACACCGAAAGCTTCGCCGGCGTGAACCGTGATGTTGAAATTGGACTTCTTGCAATAATTGAAAGCCTCCAAATGGTCTTTAGGAGGATAACCGGCTTCTTCTCCGGCGAGGTCAAATCCAACAACGCCCTTGTCTCTGAATTTGACTGCCAATTTTGCTTCTTCGAGAGAATCGCTTCTGTCTCTCATGGCGCAGACGATCAGCCCCCATGAACAGTTAAATTTTTTCCCTGCTTCTTCCATACCCTGCAGTACAGCTTTCATAATTTCATCCTGTGAAAGACCTCTGGAAGTATGGAGAACAGGGGCAAACCTCAATTCACTGTAAACCACTCCGTCTCGAAAATTGTCTTCAACCACTTCAAACGCAACCCTTTGCAGGCTTTCATGGGTCTGCAAAACAGAAGTCGTAACGGCGAATCCTTCCAGGTAAAGAGGTAGAGAGCCTCTTCTCGCTCCTCTCTGAAGGTACTCTCTTAATTCCGAAGGGTCGTTGTAAGGGAGTTCAACTTTGTCTATCTTTGCCAGATCTATGATCGTCTGCGGTCTCAAGCATCCGTCGAGATGCTGATGAAGATCTACTTTCGGCATGGCTCTGATAATTTCTCGAGAAAGAATGTTCTTCGGGTGTATTTCCTTTCTGTAGTTTTTGTCCCATTCAGACTGGCTGAAATTTAGGGTTTTAAACATTATCACCTCAACTTTTCTTTTGCCCACATAGCCTCTCTGCTATCAGGGTACGCTTCAATTACATCGTTAAAAAATCTTCTTGATTCCGCGGTATCTCCGGAAGCCAATTTGCAAAGACCGCTTTTATACAGAGCTGAAGGCATCGTTGGGTTTAGGGGAAAATTAACCCTGAAAAGCGAATAATTGTTGAAAGCTTCTTCGTATTTTTCGAGGCTGAATTGAGATTCAGCGAGAAGAAACAGCGCATCCGAAATTTTGGGGCTCGACCTATAATTTTGAACAAAATCCAAAAGCGCCATCTCAGCTATGTCGTAATCGCCTTTTGAGAAATCGACCGCCGCCAATTCAAACGCTTCTGCTGAAGCCTCTGGATTTGTGTCGGAAATATTCTGTATCCTATAGGTCAACGCGTCCAGTTGACTCCTTGAAAGCTGCAGCGCCTGCCTCAAGGCGTCAATTTTCATATTTATATTCTCTAAATTCTGGAGGTAGTAGGCGTCTTTTTCTCTTTGGTAGAGATGTATCTCGTTTGTTGTAGAGTCCAAAATTCCGGCGCTCTCTTCAACACTCGCGAGTCTCAGGTCGATATCTTTCACCGTATCCCTGATATAATCGAAATCCCTTTTTACGGAGCAAGACAATTGCAGAAAAATGGCAGAGAGTAAAAATATTTTTTTTCCCATACCTAACTCGCCGTTTTAAATTCCACTCTTCTGTTTTTCACCCAGACGCTTTCTCCCGTGCCGGTAGCCGCTGGTCTTTCTTTCCCGTAGGAAACAGTACGAATTCTCTCCGGCGCTATACCGTAGTTGACCAAGTATGACCTGCAAGCGTCGGCTCTTTTCTGTCCGAGAGCCAGGTTGTATTCACTGGTCCCCCTTTCGTCGCAATGACCTTCTAGTATCACGTCGACTGACGGATACTTCAGAAGCTCTCTGGCGTTTTTTGACATGACTTCTCTGGCGGTAAAACTCAGCTCCCAGGAATTATATTCGAAATAGACCGTCTCCAGGACGATCAAATCTTCGGGTCTCTGGACTTCTGTTTGTATATCTGCAGTGTCGGAGACCGCCGTTGTGGTATCCAAAAGGACTTGATCTCCGTCGGTGTTTTTGGGTGTGCAGGAAAACAACATAAGAATTGACACGGCAAAGAAAATAAAGAATCTTATCATTTTCATGGAGCCTCCTTTTCACTTCGACCACGCGGGCATAGCGCTGCCTGGAGATGAAATGATTTCTCTCAAGTATGTTCCGTCAAAATTCATTGTGTAAAGTTTGTCGCTCCCGGATCTGTCGCTTGAAAAAACTATATGAAGCCCGTCCGGGGACCATGAAGGATCTTCGTTGTCTCCAACAGCTGTCAACTGTTTCTGATTTTCACCTGTCGGCGAAACGCTGAATATTTGAAAAGAACCGCTTTGTTCACCGACAAAAAGTATCCTGTCACCTCTGGGAGACCATGCTGGAGATGTGTTGTAAAACCCCGACCGCGTAATCCGCCTGGTGTTAACTCCATCCACGCCGCATGCGAATATTTGAGGGTATCCCGCCATGTCGCTCGTAAAGGCGATTTCTTTTCCCGAAGGAGACCAGGTCGGCGAGCATTCTATGGAAGGGGAATTGGTCACTCTGCTGAGAATTCCAGATGAAACTTCCGTAATGTATATGTCTGTGTTTCCGTCGACAGTCATCGCGAACGCCATCATAGAGCCGTCCGGAGAAAATTCACCTCCGAATTGAAGGTCGCCCCGGGAAACAAACGAGGTCAACCTCCCGGATTCGATAGTCACAATTTCGGGTTTTCCGCTGAAATACGAGGTGAAAAATATTTTTCCAAAAAAATCCCAAGTCGGTGCTATGTTAACCGATCCGTTGCTGACGATGCTTTGATCGTTATAGCCGTCGTAATCACATACTCTTATTCCGGAAGAAGATCCCCCTCTTCTCGAGTATGCTATTTTTGTCGAAAAAACTCCTCTTTCTCCTGTTAAAGCCCAGACAATGTCGTCTGAAAACTCGTGGGCTATGCTTCTTAATCCTTCGGAATTAACTCTATAATCCTTTTCAAAAACAATGTTTTCCGATTGAATGTCGAGCAGGAACCCTTTTAGTGAAATCCCGTCGAAACTACGCGAAACGACTGCCGCTGCGAGGGCTTCAGCTCCGGTGCTTTTCAATTTATCCCAGTTCGCTGGCATGAAATCCTCCGGGGCAACACCGGTTTCATCCCAGGGTACAATAGAAAAATACAGGCTGTACAAAAGATCCGACTTGACAACGTTTTCAAGCATACAAGCAGTTTCAGAAAGGTCTTCTGAAGAAGAGAAAGGCATCAGGATCAAATCCATCTGTTCCTTTCCATAGGTTGAAATTCCAACGTAAATATCGCCTTGTGAAATTACAAGGCTCATCAACAAAAATACCATGCGATCACCTCTATCACCTGTGTTCGAAATAAAAATGGACGACTACGGAATCTCCGAATTTATCAGGCAAAGGCGGAAAAGGAGACGAGTTTTTGACAGCTCTCAATGCCGCCAGGTCCAATGAAGAACTGCCCGAGCTCTCTTGAATCTGAGCGCCGGAAATGTCGCCGCTTCGGTTTATGGTAAATACAATAGTAGCTTTTTTTATTCCGGTTCCCGACCCCAGCGGGTCTGTGTAATACCTCGCCACTTTTCTCACAATAGATTTTATATACGGGTCTTCAGGCCCCAAACCCGGTATATTTACCCAGACCGGATCTTCACCGCCGGTTGCATTTGGAAGGATGTTGTGATCAGAATTGTCATCCACCTCTGGTTGCTCGAAGACAGTGGTCGCGACATCTTCGTCAGTCGTCTCTGGAGGAGTTTCCTCCTCGCTGCCTATGTGGTTTTGCAAATCTTCTCTCGATGCGACAAGGTTTACTCTGTAAGCCACCCTTTCTGTTTCCGATCTTTGAATAAGATCCTGAATTTTCGACAGCACAAGCATAAATGAAATTATAAAGACTAAATGGATCAAAAAAGAAAGATAAAACCCTTTCCAATTATCTGATTTTAGAAGTGTATACGAGTTCGACACTGTTTATTCCTGATTTTGCCACCGTTCTGACGCAGTCCAGAACGTGTTTATAAAACACCGCAGAATCCGCTTCAATACTGACAGATGTCATGGGATCCAATCCTCTCAAAAGCGGGACGAGATCCTCTGGGGAATTCAAAGTCTCGGCCGAAACGCTGTTCGACCCCTGGTAGATTCCGAAAAATATTCTCCCTTCTCTGTCTATTGAAATAACGCAATTCTTAAGGTCTTCCGGGACGACCTCCGACTTCGCGCTGTCGCTTAAAACCGGAACCGCGACCGATGACCTAACCCTCTGTTCGTTTATCAGAGGTACAGTGATCATAAACATAATCAGCAACGACATGGTCACGTCGACAAGGCTTGTGACGTTTATCCCCGACAAAGGTTTCAATTCGTTTGAAACTGCCATAAATTCACCTAATCTATCAGACCCCAGACCAGAGCTTTTTCGATTATCTCGTCAGAAAAATTTTCCATGGAAACAACCATGCCCCTCAATCTGGAGTTTAAGCCGTTATAGAGCATCACTGAGGGAATAGCAACCAACAAACCGACGATTGTCGTCACAAGCGCTGCAGCGACACCCGGGCCTATCGCGGATATATCCGTCGTTCTGTGTTTTCCCATTGCCATAAACGAAAGCATTATACCCCAGACAGTCCCCAAAAGTCCGAAAAAAGGAGCGACAGTGGTAGTAGTGGCCAAGAACGTGACCTTTCCTTCAAGTCTGTGCATCTCCTCCCTGACTAGTTTTTCAGACAGCATCTTGATTTCTTCGAGTTTAGGTCTTGAGGGTTTTAGAGAATCTGGAGCTGGTGTGAAAAATAACCTCGCGTGAAGACCTATGAAAATCCTCGCGAAAGGTGACGGATCTCCTACGATTGTCAAGTTCCTCATCATTTCCTTTGTCTTAATATTCGAAAACGTCGCTTCGAAACTGCCGTTTAAATTTTTGGCTTTTCTGAATACAAGAAACCTCTCAATTGCAATTGAGACAGTGAAAAATGAAAGAATTAAAAGAATACCGAGAATCATATACGTAACAGGGTCTGTTCTCGAAAACACTCCGGAGTTTTCTAAAGATATCTGGCAAAACCTTAAAAAGACCATAAACCCGTCTTCTCCTTGACTTCTTCGATTGTTTTAGACGCTATTTTTCGAGCCGTTTTACTGCCTTCAAAAATTATCTCTTTGACCCTCGGCAGTTCAGAACTCCAGCGTTTTTTGTTTTCCCTGAAAGGTTCCAGTTCCCTGTTCAGGTTTTCCGCCAAAATTCTTTTGCATTCAAAACAGCCTATAGTAGCGTTCATGCAACCTTCCCTGCAGTATTTGATCTGTTCGGGATCAGACACCAATTTGTGCATGGAAAATATGTTGCATTCCTCGGGAACGCCGGCATCTGTTTTTTTCTGTCTTCTCGTGTCGGTCACTGCGGTAGACAACTTTTTGGATATCTCCTCAAAGGAGTCAGTCAGGTATATGCAGTTTCCGAGGCTTTTGGACATTTTGAATTTTCCGTCCAGACCGAGTATCACGGCTCCTTCTCCCATGATAGGCTGAGGTTCTGGGAAAGTGCCCCCAAAGGTTGAATTAAATTTTCTGGCAATTTCCCTGCAGAGCTCCAGGTGGGGAATCTGATCTTTGCCTACCGGGACAAATTCTGACTTGTATATCAATATGTCAGCCGACATCAAAACCGGATAATCCAGAAGACCCACGTTTATGTTGTCCGCGTTTTGCGCGACCTTGTCCTTGAAAGTCGGAACCCTCTCGCACCATGAAAGAGGGGTCACACAGTTCAATATCCAGGCTAGTTCGGTGTGTTGGGGTACAAGAGACTGAACCATCAAAACAGATTTCTCATGGTCAAGCCCCGCGGAAAGATAGGAAATCGCGGCGTCGAGGGTTCTTTCCGGCAACTCCTGGGGTTCATACCTGACGGTCATGGCGTGAAGATCTACTATTCCGTAAACGCAGTCGTATTGCTCCTGAATTCCTATCCACTGCTTTAAAGCGCCGAAATAATTCCCTATGTGCAAATTTCCCGAGGGTTGAATCCCCGAAAAAACCTTTTTTTTCAATTTTCACCCCTTTTCATTTTTTGCTTCGTGAAGAGCTGGCCGCAAGCGGCGTCAATGTCTCCGCCGTGGCTGTATCTCACAGTGACATCCACGCCGTTCTTTTCGAGAATTTCACGAAACCTCAAAAGAGATGTCTCTTCAGCTCTTTGAAATCTTTCGACGGCTTGATTGTAAGGAATCAAATTTATTTTGCACATAACCCCATTGACCAGCTCTGACAATTTCTTTGCGTCTTTTGGCTTGTCGTTGATGTCTTTGATTAGAACGTATTCAAAAGTAACTTTCTTGTTCGTTATTTCGATGTATTCCTTTACCGAGTCAATGAGAGCTGCCAAGTTCCATTTTTTTGTTATCGGCATGAGTCTTTTTCTCATCGAATCATCCGAAGCGTTGAGCGAAACAGCGAGCTTGTATTGCTTGGCGCTTTTAGCTAGATAAAGTATGCCTGGGACAACACCCGCGGTTGAAATGGTTATCTTCCTCTGTCCAATCCCCAGCATTTTCTTGTCGTTTAAAATGTCGCATGCCTCAACTGCGCCCTTGTAGTCATAAAAAGGTTCTCCCATGCCCATCAAAACTATGTTCGTGGGGTTTTTATCACCGAGCTGCAGGGAAACGAGCAAAACCTGAACAGCGATCTCGTATGGCGTGAGTTGCCTGAAAAAACCCATCTCTCCGGTAGCACAGAACAAGCATCCGTAGGGACAACCTACACCTGTCGATACGCAGACGGTTTTCCGGCTTTTTTCTTCTATGAGGACAGTCTCGGCTTCCAAGCCGTCTTTGAATTTCATGATATACAATACTGTTTTGTCGCCAGATTTATTCGATTTTCTTATTTCTGGTATGTACAACTTTTCATTCAGTTCTTGTCTCAATTCGTTTGGCAGGTTGGACATTTTTAAAATATTCGTCTCTTTTTTTTTCCAGAACCATTCGAGTATTTGCCCTGTCCTGTATGAGGGAAGATTTTTGTCATGCATGAATTTGTCAAGGCTTTCCGGAGTCGGCTCCAGGGTATACGCCATGGTCTTTGATTTTTCGCCGTTCATTTTAAGTCGTACCCCATTTCAATCCAAGCCGTTATTCCGCCTGAAAGGTTGATCAATTTGACAAAACCCATATCTTTCATCTTCATGGCTGCAGAAAAACTCCTGGCTCCGTATTTGCAATACACGAGGTAAATTTCTTCCCTCGGAAAAACGTCTATTGAGTCTTGGAAATCTTCTCCATAGTAATTGACGTTCACAGCTCCTTCTATTCTGAAAAGGTCAAATTCGTCAGAGGGTCTGACATCGATTATGATTATACTGTCGCTGTAAAACATTAACAATTCATGCGCTTTCTCGGCGTCAATTTCCGCGAAAACATTGCCGCTGTAAAAAAGATCATTGCATATAATGTCATTTTTTCTCATGCTGCCGCATCCTATCATATCCATCAACAACAGAACTTGAGCGACGTACAGGGTTTTCAAAAAAATCTTCAACATGATCATTTATAGTACTTTTACCTCAAAAATATAAATTTATTGTTAATATACTCTTAAATTTTGCAAACAAGTTCAAATGGACTTTCCTATACATTATTGGCAGGAGAAAAAAAGCACTCCGCCATTTCCTTTTTCGTCACGGATCATCGTCAAGAATTCTTCGTCCATGAGGACTTCATAACTTAAAGGGTCAACATACTGGGCGCGAATAGACACCGAATCGTTTTCGAATACCCGGAATTTAACATAGTTGATTACATGTCTTTCTCTGAGAAGAACAAGCGAATTCCCCGAAAAAGACAGATATTCGTATTCGTTTTCGAAAACTCCCTTCGAGAAGATCTCAAATGTATCAATATTCATTCCGCCTATGGCATCCGGCGGTTCTTGAATAGGCTCTCCTTCAATTAATACCGTGCAGGTTCCATAGTGTACGACCACCCTAACCTGAATTCCCGACAGCAGGTTGTTTTTTAGGGACACATAATCATAAAGCGAATCCGTTTGGGAAAATAGTGTAGGGGCAAAAAGAAAAATCGCCGTGAAAACCGTCTTTCTCATCTTTGCAGTCCTTTCCATCTACCG encodes:
- a CDS encoding mechanosensitive ion channel family protein — encoded protein: MTEFMKKAYFGNTVLSYLICALIIAGVYFLLMSVSKIFLRKKSFLNATLIKHLFPGMYLLTFYVAVQFLTFSNNWKNFIDKTIVVTAIFLVSRFTVHSISYLIHKRLSPESSTKTALMNFLPLIKTVVWLTSGLILLDNFGFDINTILAGLGIGGVAVALASQAVLKDLFNYFVIIMDRPFVVGNFIAIGDTTGTVDHIGIKSTRLTSLSGEKIVFSNTFLVESVLKNYSEMKRRRVVFHVSVKYETSIEKLKEMPRIIEKAISETKGAVYDKAHFSSFADSSLVFEAVYFVEGNDYLEYMNIQQNINSKLLEVMTSSGIDFAYPTNTVHIEKNGREV
- a CDS encoding adenosine deaminase, which gives rise to MFKTLNFSQSEWDKNYRKEIHPKNILSREIIRAMPKVDLHQHLDGCLRPQTIIDLAKIDKVELPYNDPSELREYLQRGARRGSLPLYLEGFAVTTSVLQTHESLQRVAFEVVEDNFRDGVVYSELRFAPVLHTSRGLSQDEIMKAVLQGMEEAGKKFNCSWGLIVCAMRDRSDSLEEAKLAVKFRDKGVVGFDLAGEEAGYPPKDHLEAFNYCKKSNFNITVHAGEAFGVDSIWQALQYCGAHRIGHGTKLVQDMEINQEGEVERIGQVASYVLDHRIPLEVCLSSNVQTKAAESFEKHPFIIFNKMQYRVFLNTDNTLMSETSMTNEFVKAVEHYNLTMRDLEKLIINAMKSAFLPYRQRNHIIYKIIKPGFSEIRKSILEN
- a CDS encoding tetratricopeptide repeat protein, which produces MGKKIFLLSAIFLQLSCSVKRDFDYIRDTVKDIDLRLASVEESAGILDSTTNEIHLYQREKDAYYLQNLENINMKIDALRQALQLSRSQLDALTYRIQNISDTNPEASAEAFELAAVDFSKGDYDIAEMALLDFVQNYRSSPKISDALFLLAESQFSLEKYEEAFNNYSLFRVNFPLNPTMPSALYKSGLCKLASGDTAESRRFFNDVIEAYPDSREAMWAKEKLR
- the pal gene encoding peptidoglycan-associated lipoprotein Pal → MKMIRFFIFFAVSILMLFSCTPKNTDGDQVLLDTTTAVSDTADIQTEVQRPEDLIVLETVYFEYNSWELSFTAREVMSKNARELLKYPSVDVILEGHCDERGTSEYNLALGQKRADACRSYLVNYGIAPERIRTVSYGKERPAATGTGESVWVKNRRVEFKTAS
- a CDS encoding PD40 domain-containing protein — encoded protein: MVFLLMSLVISQGDIYVGISTYGKEQMDLILMPFSSSEDLSETACMLENVVKSDLLYSLYFSIVPWDETGVAPEDFMPANWDKLKSTGAEALAAAVVSRSFDGISLKGFLLDIQSENIVFEKDYRVNSEGLRSIAHEFSDDIVWALTGERGVFSTKIAYSRRGGSSSGIRVCDYDGYNDQSIVSNGSVNIAPTWDFFGKIFFTSYFSGKPEIVTIESGRLTSFVSRGDLQFGGEFSPDGSMMAFAMTVDGNTDIYITEVSSGILSRVTNSPSIECSPTWSPSGKEIAFTSDMAGYPQIFACGVDGVNTRRITRSGFYNTSPAWSPRGDRILFVGEQSGSFQIFSVSPTGENQKQLTAVGDNEDPSWSPDGLHIVFSSDRSGSDKLYTMNFDGTYLREIISSPGSAMPAWSK
- a CDS encoding TonB C-terminal domain-containing protein — its product is MLVLSKIQDLIQRSETERVAYRVNLVASREDLQNHIGSEEETPPETTDEDVATTVFEQPEVDDNSDHNILPNATGGEDPVWVNIPGLGPEDPYIKSIVRKVARYYTDPLGSGTGIKKATIVFTINRSGDISGAQIQESSGSSSLDLAALRAVKNSSPFPPLPDKFGDSVVVHFYFEHR
- a CDS encoding biopolymer transporter ExbD, producing MAVSNELKPLSGINVTSLVDVTMSLLIMFMITVPLINEQRVRSSVAVPVLSDSAKSEVVPEDLKNCVISIDREGRIFFGIYQGSNSVSAETLNSPEDLVPLLRGLDPMTSVSIEADSAVFYKHVLDCVRTVAKSGINSVELVYTSKIR
- a CDS encoding MotA/TolQ/ExbB proton channel family protein; this translates as MVFLRFCQISLENSGVFSRTDPVTYMILGILLILSFFTVSIAIERFLVFRKAKNLNGSFEATFSNIKTKEMMRNLTIVGDPSPFARIFIGLHARLFFTPAPDSLKPSRPKLEEIKMLSEKLVREEMHRLEGKVTFLATTTTVAPFFGLLGTVWGIMLSFMAMGKHRTTDISAIGPGVAAALVTTIVGLLVAIPSVMLYNGLNSRLRGMVVSMENFSDEIIEKALVWGLID
- the trpS gene encoding tryptophan--tRNA ligase; translation: MKKKVFSGIQPSGNLHIGNYFGALKQWIGIQEQYDCVYGIVDLHAMTVRYEPQELPERTLDAAISYLSAGLDHEKSVLMVQSLVPQHTELAWILNCVTPLSWCERVPTFKDKVAQNADNINVGLLDYPVLMSADILIYKSEFVPVGKDQIPHLELCREIARKFNSTFGGTFPEPQPIMGEGAVILGLDGKFKMSKSLGNCIYLTDSFEEISKKLSTAVTDTRRQKKTDAGVPEECNIFSMHKLVSDPEQIKYCREGCMNATIGCFECKRILAENLNRELEPFRENKKRWSSELPRVKEIIFEGSKTARKIASKTIEEVKEKTGLWSF
- the rlmN gene encoding 23S rRNA (adenine(2503)-C(2))-methyltransferase RlmN — protein: MNGEKSKTMAYTLEPTPESLDKFMHDKNLPSYRTGQILEWFWKKKETNILKMSNLPNELRQELNEKLYIPEIRKSNKSGDKTVLYIMKFKDGLEAETVLIEEKSRKTVCVSTGVGCPYGCLFCATGEMGFFRQLTPYEIAVQVLLVSLQLGDKNPTNIVLMGMGEPFYDYKGAVEACDILNDKKMLGIGQRKITISTAGVVPGILYLAKSAKQYKLAVSLNASDDSMRKRLMPITKKWNLAALIDSVKEYIEITNKKVTFEYVLIKDINDKPKDAKKLSELVNGVMCKINLIPYNQAVERFQRAEETSLLRFREILEKNGVDVTVRYSHGGDIDAACGQLFTKQKMKRGEN
- a CDS encoding rhodanese-like domain-containing protein, giving the protein MLKIFLKTLYVAQVLLLMDMIGCGSMRKNDIICNDLFYSGNVFAEIDAEKAHELLMFYSDSIIIIDVRPSDEFDLFRIEGAVNVNYYGEDFQDSIDVFPREEIYLVYCKYGARSFSAAMKMKDMGFVKLINLSGGITAWIEMGYDLK